A stretch of DNA from Clostridium sp. JN-9:
TAGTTCAGTATTGTGCATCTAAAGGTAAGACTGACTGGAGATACATAGAGAAAATAGCCATAGCCTGGTTCGATGCTAAAATTAAAACTGTTGAAGAAGCTCAGATTTATATTAAGAAGCATGAGGATAAGTGGGTATCTATAAGAAAAATATTAGGGTACCTTGGGATAAAGGACGGAGAAGTTATGAAGCCTCAGGAAGATTTATTAACTAAATGGCTTACAATATATAACTTCCCTACAGAAATAATTTTTAAGGCTTGTGACATATGCTTTCAGAGAATTAACAAGGCCGATTTCAAATATATTGATGGTATATTAACAAGCTGGTTTAAAGATGGAATAAAAACACTGCAGGATATTGCTGTTAAGGATAATAAAAAATCATCAGGAAAAAAAGCTGTTAATTATAATAACTCTCCAAAAGATTCATTTAATAACTATGAACAAAGAGACTATGATTTTAATGCATTAGAAAAAAAATTATTAGGATGGGATAATAATGATTAAAGGATATCAAGGAGACATCTTAAAAAGCTATGAGTTAATAAGAGATGAAGAAAAAAAGCTGCTGGCTGACAGGAAAAAAGAAATATCAGAAAAGATTCCTGACATATATAATATAGAAAACCAAATTGGGAAACTTAGCATAGAACTTTCACTAGTTATGTTAAAGAATATTCCAGATAAAGATGATAAGATTAAATATTTTAAAAATAAGATAACTGAGTTAAGAATGAGAAAAACTGAATTATTAGTCAGCAATGGATATCCCATGAATTATCTGGATCTTCATTATAGATGTCCAAAGTGTAAGGATACTGGCTTTATTGGCACAGATAAATGTTCCTGTTTCAAACAGAAATTAGTTTCTCTTTACTATAAAAATTCAGATTTGTCCTCATTACTTAAAAATAACAACTTTGGCAATTTTGATTTCAGATATTTTTCGGCATCCAGGATTTCAAGTGAACCTGACAGCCCAAGAAAAAACATTGAAAAAATTCTGCAGAAAAGCTGGGACTTTATAAATTCCTTTAGTGAAAACAGTGAAAATTTATTATTTTATGGTACCTCTGGCACTGGAAAAACCTTTCTATCTCATTGTATTGCCAAAGAGCTTTTAGATAAAGGTTATTTCGTTGTTTACAGAACAGCTGATGACTTAATTCAAAATCTTAAACATATAAAATTTAACGAAGATGATCAGATGGAGTATCTATTGTTAGATTGTGATTTGTTAATCATAGATGATCTGGGTTCTGAACAAATCAGTGTATTTTCAAAAACCGAATTATTTAACTTAATTAATAAAAAACTTTTAATGGGGAAGAAAATGATTGTATCAACAAATTACAGCCTGGAGGAAATTTTAAAAAGTTATTCTGAAAGAATATCCTCAAGGCTTTTAGGCAATTTTAATTTATGCAAATTTTATGGAGATGACATACGAATTCAAAAAAATATAAAAAAGCTGTAAGTAAAACTTACAGCTTTTTTGGCGACCTAGAAGGGACTCGAACCCTCGACCTTCGGCGTGACAGGCCGACACTCTAACCAACTGAGCCACTAGGCCATAGTTATGTGGTGGGCACAACAGGGCTCGAACCTGTGGCCCTCTGCTTGTAAGGCAGATGCTCTCCCAGCTGAGCTATGCGCCCACATTATATGGTGACCTCTAGGGGACTTGAACCCCTGTTACCACCGTGAAAGGGTGGTGTCTTAACCACTTGACCAAGAGGCCATATTAAATTTAATGGTGCTGGCAGCAGGATTTGAACCCGCGACCTATTGATTACAAATCAATTGCTCTACCAA
This window harbors:
- a CDS encoding DnaD domain protein, with amino-acid sequence MSTYVFKNNTFSYTPVSNVFIDKFMPKARGEYVKVYLLGLKYCMSGELGVSSVIMSSTLHLLETDVINAWNYWGDEGVVEIVPVDNMGNFSIKFLDLDSLMPEKNDSIDLLKELDNNSVKDMLQDVEKLIGRPLSSKEMSMYIGWSKDYGFSPEIILLLVQYCASKGKTDWRYIEKIAIAWFDAKIKTVEEAQIYIKKHEDKWVSIRKILGYLGIKDGEVMKPQEDLLTKWLTIYNFPTEIIFKACDICFQRINKADFKYIDGILTSWFKDGIKTLQDIAVKDNKKSSGKKAVNYNNSPKDSFNNYEQRDYDFNALEKKLLGWDNND
- a CDS encoding ATP-binding protein produces the protein MIKGYQGDILKSYELIRDEEKKLLADRKKEISEKIPDIYNIENQIGKLSIELSLVMLKNIPDKDDKIKYFKNKITELRMRKTELLVSNGYPMNYLDLHYRCPKCKDTGFIGTDKCSCFKQKLVSLYYKNSDLSSLLKNNNFGNFDFRYFSASRISSEPDSPRKNIEKILQKSWDFINSFSENSENLLFYGTSGTGKTFLSHCIAKELLDKGYFVVYRTADDLIQNLKHIKFNEDDQMEYLLLDCDLLIIDDLGSEQISVFSKTELFNLINKKLLMGKKMIVSTNYSLEEILKSYSERISSRLLGNFNLCKFYGDDIRIQKNIKKL